In Salvia miltiorrhiza cultivar Shanhuang (shh) chromosome 4, IMPLAD_Smil_shh, whole genome shotgun sequence, the DNA window TTGCAAAGAAGGCTTCTAAAAACGCACATCCGAGTTGCCAATAGGCAGCAAAAGAATGTCACAAACCACCAACGGATACGAATTAACAAAATCCTGCGTGAAATGCCAGATGCCATCAAAAAAATAATCCGCCACCGTCTGGTTTAGAGAGTTTTTCATATAGAAAGGAACTCCACATTTATCCGCAAGACGATACCCAAGCCAGTCATCTAACCAGAAGAGAGTTGAGTCACCTTTGCCAATATAGCTGAACGAATCCCAGACGAGGTCGCCAACCTCTTCACGCAGCCCGCTCCAGATCGAAGAAGGAGCAACAGTTTTCACTTTGCAGAAAGAAGTGAGATATCCGCGTTTCATGATATCATAGCCAAAACTATTTCCATCAATCACCCTCCACGCCATTTTCATAAGAAAACTCTTGTTCATAGTCAGAAACGACCGAACTCCAAGACCTCCTTCAGCCTTTATAGCACAAACTCTATCCCAGCTAACCGAACACGAAGGTTGCTTACTAGTATCCCCATTCCAAAGAAAATTCCTACATTTTGTATCCAAATTTTTCAGAAGAGAACGGGGCCATCTAAACATCATCATAGAGTGTGTAAGAGAGCTACTAATCACCGAATTAATTAAGCACAATCTTCCTGCCATGGAAAGTTGAAGATCCTTCCATCGAGCAAATTTATTCACAATACGATCATGAATCGCCTGAAGATGAAAAGCTTTGGGCTTGCCACGAAACATCGGGACACCCAAATAGGTAAAGGGCAGATCGCTAGTGGAGAGCGCCAAAATACGCGTCACTTGTCTTTTAGTTCTCGCGGCAATGCGGTCAGAGAAAATGATCTGAGAGTTGGAAGGACTGAACACCTGACCAGAGATATCAGCATAAAAATTCAGAACTTTAAGCAGAGTTCGAACATTGGTTTTCGTGGCCTTGCAGAAAATCAGAATGTCATCTGCATAGAGAAGATGCGTCGGAAAGAACACGCCTCTATAGAATTGCATAGGAACGAGATGACCCGAGCGAACACAGTTGTGTAAAAGAGCACTAAGAGCATCTTCCGCGATTCCAAACAAGATAGGCGATAACGGATCTCCTTACCTCACACCTCTCGAACACCCAAAAAAACCGCGGAGTTCACCATTATACAGAATCGAGAGCCGGGCCGAAGAAAGAATAACCTCAATCCACTTAATAAACTGGCTGGTATAACCACAAACTTTGAGGACATTAAGAAGAAAATCCCACCGCAGAGTGTCAAACGCCTTAGAAATATCAACTTTGCACGCCATGTTTTGACCCCCGCTAGACCGCCTCAAACAGTTGATTCCCTCCGAACCAAGCATGATACAATCGTGTATCGATCTTCCGCTAATGAAACCGAATTGATTACTCGACATATGCTGAGCAGCGACAACACTCAGCCGCACCGCCAAAACTTTTGAAATTatcttgaagaagaaattcgaaAGCACTATTGGTCTAAGGTCAGCCACCGAAACAACAGAGTCCTTTTTAGGAATCAAAATGAGAGTGTTGGCGTTACATCCAAGAGGCAAATAAGATTTGACGAAGAAGGTAATGACCGCACGCCAAATATCTTTCTTGATGATGTCCCAGCAATGATGGAAAAATTTCCCAGAGAAGCCATCCGGCCCCGGCGAACTGTTAGAATCCATTTGAAAGACCGCAGCCGTGATCTCTTCTTCGTTAGGAATGGCGGACAACAAAGAGTTTTGTTGATCTGAGATAATCGGATCCAAAATAGCCTCAACCTCCACAATGTTTGCTTGAACATGCGAATTCTCGGTGAAAAGATTAGTGAAAAAATCCACAATGTGATTCCCAATTCTGTTCTGATCAACACACGTATCACCATCAATGGTCAGATGAGAAATGAAGTGAGGTTTTTTCTTGTACCTGAGCATGTTGTGGAAGAAATTAGAATTCCGATCCCCATCTTGCAGCCAAGTTGCACGGAAAGGATGTCATTAATGCTAGCTTGCGCCAATATCTCTTTGTCAAACAAGTCTTCAGTATAGCCCTCAACAGCAATTTTCTCTTGAATCTCCGACAGATCCTGCTGCTTCTCCATAATCATCAAATCCACATTGCCAAACGTGCTTTTATTCCAGTTCCGGATCTCCGTTCTTAATCTCTTAAGCTTGATCATAACCGTATAGATGGGACAAGAGTTATCCACCGGCGTCGACCAGGAAGCTTTAACCAAGTCTAAGAAGCCAGGATGTAAAGTCCACATGTTCAAAAAACGGAAAAACTTCCTGCTGGAAGGAAGAGTCGACTGACATCTCAACACCAGAGGAGAATGATCCGAAGTGTTCCTCGGAAGAATCTGCGAAAAGACCGTGTGCCAAGAGTTAGCAAAACTGTCCGAATAAAAGGCTCTGTCCAATTTGGATTCCACGTGCGAAGGCATGAAACGTCTCCCCGACCAAGTGTATTTCAGACCAATAACAGGAGACTCAATGCATCCCAACGCATTAATAAAAGCGCCAAATTCCTCACAAGAAGTGATATTGGGCCTACAGTTGCTGCTCCTTTCATGAGCACCCTTGACGGCattaaaatctcccaaaaccACAAAATTGTTCACAGCATGATTCAGAATGTCAATCCAAAGCTCACGTCTTAACAAGTAAGTAGAAGCGCCATGAACAACAGCCACACGAAAGTTCTTGCTCTGCCAGTCACAGTCAACAATAACCACTTGATCAGAAGCAAAAATCAAATTCGTACGAACATCAGGTTGAGTAAAAATCCAAATGTTAGAACACATGTTAATACGagaattttgaaaacaaggaatCAAATTGAGCGATTTCCAGAAGCTACTAGGAGTCCTGTGAAAAGCAGACTTGGGTTCGATGATACCCAACAAAAGAGGAGAAAAGCAGACTTAGAACAAGTTTAGATTCATCCGTGACGCCGCGGATGTTCCAAACCAGAATATTCATAAAAAACCGACTAGTTTTTTGTGGCTAGGGATTCCTCCCTTTCCACTTCTTCCGCCCAGGTTTTAGCTGCCACCTTTGTCATAACTTTGGCACTTGATGATCCCTCATTGGTGATCACGAAATCACGGGGTGTTCCTCCGGCTGCCCAAGCTTTGTAGAGATGATCCTTTATAATCTCCATTGATTCCGCATTAGGTTCAGTTCTCATGTGAGGTGGTCTTCTGAGACGATATTTTATGTTATCCGTGGATTGATCTGGTTTACGTTCAACACGAGCTGATCCCGGAGGCCTGCCTATCTTCTTTGCTGTTTGCAAAGTCTCCTTATCCTTGTTTAAGCCCTCTGCATTCTTGTTTTGCACCAAGTTAGCAGTTCGATTGACCTTAATATTCAGTTCCTCTCGATTCTGAGCGTTAGTCTCACTCAAGACTAAATCAGTCTGTCCTTTTTCCAAAGTATCGGCAGCTTCTATTCTTTCAACCGGGGACTCCAATTCCCTTTTATCCGGCTGTGCAGCCTGCTGCTCTTCTCCTAAGCTATTAGGATTCTGCTCCATCTCGATAGTTTCCACCTCCTCTTCATCTGAAGTCTGTTCCGAAGAAATATGTTCCTGCTCTATCTGCTGAACTTCATTCTCGCTGACAGGAATAGTGATCGCTTCCAAAATATCCGGCCCGGAAACATGCTGAGAATTGAACACATTGAATCTGTTCTCCGAAGGCTTCGCTATTTCCTTATTAGTTCTGGGTTGCCAAGCAGATTTCGGCTTCCCGAATTGTAATTCCTCATCGCCCTTGCTTTTCTCTTTGGCGGCGTCCACCACATTCCCTTCCATGGGCTTCTTCTGTTGCTCTATCCCTCTTTCCACCTTCCTTTTAAAGCAGTTATCCAAAGTATGACCCGTGATTTTGCATTTGGTGCAAAAGTACGACAGTTGCTCAAAGCCAACCTCCACATAGAATGACTGATCCGGACAGTCGACGTGAATTGAGTCCGGTAAAGGAAGAGCTAAATCCACCTCCACAAGAACCCTAGCAAAGTGTCCAACATCCCCATCCGCCGTAGCTCCATCCACTTTAATAGGAACACCCACCGAGTTGCCAATACTCAATATAATCTCTTTAGTCCAGTATTCCACAGGTAAATAATAGATACGCATCCAAACTTGGCAAAGCGAGGAGATTTCCTTATACGGATCAAAGTTTCTCACCCAATCTCGAAGCCTGAGCGTGCCCGAAGCaagattccaagagctcttGCGCTTAGCGTTAAATTTATCCTCGGCAGTGGTGAACTTTATCGTATAGAAACCTTTGCTCATTGGGATAAGCTTCCAATCTGACTTTGGCTGCCATAACATCTAAAGTTCTTTCTTCAGATCCGAAACCAACCTAGGTTTTTCCCATTTTCTGAGAAGCAATCTTCCAATCATCGCATGTTGGAATTGTTTTATGCGATCTTGATACATTGTTTCTGGTATCTTGATAGAAATCACTCCATTATTAACCATCGGTTGAACAATGTTGCAACGATGTACCAGGACATCAGGTTTTCTAGCCATAGGTTTAATCACGTTTGCATAGGAAATCTTCTGAGGCATATTATTGTCCGTCATAGTGTGACCCTCAACTTCAGACCCTGTTCTTCGGCGAGGGACTTGCACATGTTATCGAGGAACCAGCCTCCGTATGAGCGATCTTGCTAGCAACATCCAAAACCCTAGTCGAGTTATCTTCGGAAG includes these proteins:
- the LOC131023021 gene encoding uncharacterized protein LOC131023021 gives rise to the protein MCSNIWIFTQPDVRTNLIFASDQVVIVDCDWQSKNFRVAVVHGASTYLLRRELWIDILNHAVNNFVVLGDFNAVKGAHERSSNCRPNITSCEEFGAFINALGCIESPVIGLKYTWSGRRFMPSHVESKLDRAFYSDSFANSWHTVFSQILPRNTSDHSPLVLRCQSTLPSSRKFFRFLNMWTLHPGFLDLVKASWSTPVDNSCPIYTVMIKLKRLRTEIRNWNKSTFGNVDLMIMEKQQDLSEIQEKIAVEGYTEDLFDKEILAQASINDILSVQLGCKMGIGILISSTTCSANIVEVEAILDPIISDQQNSLLSAIPNEEEITAAVFQMDSNSSPGPDGFSGKFFHHCWDIIKKDIWRAVITFFVKSYLPLGCNANTLILIPKKDSVVSVADLRPIVLSNFFFKIISKVLAVRLSVVAAQHMSSNQFGFISGRSIHDCIMLGSEGINCLRRSSGGQNMACKVDISKAFDTLRWDFLLNVLKVCGYTSQFIKWIEVILSSARLSILYNGELRGFFGCSRGVRGVFFPTHLLYADDILIFCKATKTNVRTLLKVLNFYADISGQVFSPSNSQIIFSDRIAARTKRQVTRILALSTSDLPFTYLGVPMFRGKPKAFHLQAIHDRIVNKFARWKDLQLSMAGRLCLINSVISSSLTHSMMMFRWPRSLLKNLDTKCRNFLWNGDTSKQPSCSVSWDRVCAIKAEGGLGVRSFLTMNKSFLMKMAWRVIDGNSFGYDIMKRGYLTSFCKVKTVAPSSIWSGLREEVGDLVWDSFSYIGKGDSTLFWLDDWLGYRLADKCGVPFYMKNSLNQTVADYFFDGIWHFTQDFVNSYPLVVCDILLLPIGNSDVRF